Genomic DNA from Deltaproteobacteria bacterium:
GAGTATCAAAACGGCCCTGAGCGGAGTCGAAGGGCTGAAAAGAAACAGAAATAGCCGTCGCACGACCTGGAGGCTCTCGACAGGTTGAATGTTCGGTATTGGATATTCGTTTTCCATTCGACGTTGGACGTTCGATGTTCGATGTTCGACGTTCATCTTTCAAAACAATTCCATACGGCGTAAATGTAACCTGTGAACGGTTACAATCAATGAAACCATATGGTACCCACATGTCCCCCTCTGTTTAAGTAGGCCTCAATCTTCAATCCATTAGCCTGTTCAGTGAGAAGCTTAAGTCACTGATTATTAAAAACCCTTGTGAAGTTATCTGGATTCGACTATAAGGAAAATGACCACACCTAAGGTTCTCCGTTAAGAAAAACCCATTATGTTAAACGGAGTGCGCTTGCAAGAAGAAAAATCGCTTCCGATAAAACCCACCACCCCCAGGAAAGGATCGTCTTTCCACAAGACCAGCAAGTAAACCTCCTCGTCTATGACGGCCCTGGGCGCAATATGTTCCGTGCATACAGCAAAAGAGGCAGAGTCACAGCAGAGTTCAGCCGTGACGAATTTGAGGATAACATTTCTGAGATGCGAGCCGAGTGGACCTTTGCCAAGTTTCCGTATCTCACGCGCTACGCGTTCCCGGAAGGCATCATGCTCGTCGGGGCGCTGTCGCGCACCTTCCAGGAGGGAGGCGTGCTGGACGACCCGGATCTGGTCAACTTCGACCTAACCGAACAGGTGCGTGACCGCGCCTTGCTTAGCCTGGAAAGCTTCGACTCCTGCCGGTTGCTCGAGATCTTCTGGGCGGCAAAGCAAATCCTGAGGTTGGTGGATGAGGTGAACCTTGCGCGGCTGAGCACCGAATTGAACCCGGGAGTCAGCGGCCAAGGCTTTGGCGTCTTGGAGGCCCCCCGAGGGGTTCTGATGCACAGCTACCTGGTCAACCGTGGCTGCATTGAGCGCATGCGGCTTCTGGTGGCTACCCAGTTCAACAACGCTTTTATCAACCTGCTTATCAGGGATCTGGTTGAGAGGCACCTCGAAGGCAACAGCCTCTCAGAAGAGGGCGAACGGCTCATCGGCCGGTGCATCAGGATATTCGATCCTTGTCTTAGCTGTGCAACACACTGAGAATCAGTTTGAGCCGACGTGTGTACTTTGGGCTCGTGCAAAAATAACTTCACATTTTGGCATCTCAGCCCGCCAGAAAGATCCGCCAGACTCACGGCGGACTTTCAGCGGCGGATCTGCGACTTTAGCCCATCCACGCCAGAGGCGGATCTACGACTTTGACCGATCCTTCCGCCGGAGGCGCACAAACTCCTCGAAATAGCTCGCTATTCCTGCGGTTTTGCTCAATCGGATCGGCCGAATCTGAACCAAATCTGAGCGCCAACTCTGCGAACTTATTCTTGCGCGAGCCCTTACTGTTTCATCTTTTCCTTGACTTCGGTGACACAGTCAGCTTGATCGCTTTCTCAATAGTCAAGTGTAAAATATTGCCAAATAGTGGCATGGTGTTTCTCAAAGAGAACTTAATTTCCACCCTTGATAATGTAGATCTGGCCGCAGCTTAAGCCTAACTGGTTGAAACATTAGGAATAAATTGCAATCAATTGGTTTGGCACGATTTTTGCTTAAATTTAAAAATTTAGACATTACTTAATATGCAAGCTTAGACTCAATTACAGCTGTTCCCTGTTCCTTTGATTTTCATTCACGACTGATTCATCTGAGTATACCGTGGGTGAGGTGATTCTACACTATCACTTACCCTACTGGGCTATGGAGGAATCCCGTGAACCTCAAATTCCTTGTTTAATCCCAAATAAGTTGGGTTCATGTTCGTCGTCGCGATTCACCGCGTCCTTCGCTGAATTCACCCCGCACACACGATCTCTCGCTCGAAAAGATAAAGGACGTTACAACGATAGCGATTTCCCAGTTCCTTTGGTCGCTTCAATTGTATGCAGGGATAGATTCGCTGGTTCGAATAACGTTTTCAAATCAGAATACGTGTTTTTTACACTGCAAATCTATTTCTAGGTCAACCTGTAATCACTGGATCTGGACTTGCCGGTGCACGGGTCAAAAAGGAGAGACTTTCAAATGAGATCAATAGAAAATGGCCAACCTCTTTCGGCCAGATGGATCAGGCAAAGAACGCTTAAAGCCTTTTTTATCTCAGCTTTTTGGGAGGCTGGATACCATGGCCTTTAGGTGCATCAGAGCCATGGTCATGACTTACAGTAATGAGGGGGGGGAGAAAAATGTTCAGGATCACTCATAGAGATATTGTCTTTATCAGTATTTTGTTAGTTGCGATGTTTTGTTTTCCGTCTTCTTCCAGGTCCCAGGAGGTTGAGGCGTGGTCGAACCTCGGCCTTTATGGAGGCCAGATGTACGATATCGCCATTGACCCTACCAATCCGGACAAGATGTTCGCCGGGAGCTATATGGGAGACGGACTTTTTGTGACTGAAGATGGCGGAAGCAGTTGGCAGGCTGTAGAAACGGAAAATGAACTTGAAGGAGAAGACGCATTCGATAATCATGCAGTTTGGGCGGTAAAAATAGCCCCAAGCAATAGCAATGTGATATGGGCGGCCCACAATTACTGGGTGGAAAAGAGCACGGATGGGGGCCAGACCTGGACTCACATAAGAAACAGCACCATGCAGCGGGACTGCCCAAATTGCGGGGGTGAAGGTGACAACTTTCGGTTTTGCAGGTCAATCGCGATACATTCCACGAATCCCGATATAGTGTATGTGGGCACGGGCGGCCGGTACGGGGCTGCTCCACAGGGAACCATTTACAAAACTACTAACGGAGGAGATACATGGACGAAGACGGGATTCGACGCCTCGAATGACTTCGACCACTCGGTGGTAGATATAGATATTGATCCGCAGAATAGCAATGTCATCTGGGCTGTGACAAACTCTTTTGGTTATGGGGGATGGGCGGGCACCCTTTATCGAAGCGTGGATGGCGGAGTTACCTGGGAAGTCGCATTGGATCTAGGTCTTTTTGGTGGGAGCTACCTCAGCGTCGCTGCAAAGCCGGGTGATCCAAATACTGCTTTCACGGGAAGCGGCTATGGAATAATCAAACATTGGTTTGACGTCGAATGGCATTTTTCACAGCCATGTCCACAAAGCGCTGTGGTCGAGGATATATCCTTTGACCCACTAAATTCCAACATCGTGTATGCAGTCTGGCTATACCCCACCTCATGGGGTGGAGATGGAATAGGAAAAGTTGCAAGAAGTCTTGATGGGGGAGATACTTGGCTTGATCAGGACATCTATCCTCATGATTACGAGTTCCTTTCAATAGTTGTGCATCCGGCAAACAGCGAAGTGATTTTCGGAAGTGACAGATATCTGGGAGTATACAGGAGCCAAAATCACGGTGAAACCTGGACGTCTATTAATAACGGGATCAATGCGGTTATTGTCTATGATGTTGCCATTGACCCCAACGACTCAACACACATCCTTGCAGGCACTGTATCAGGGCTTCATGAGAAAAGGGGTGGAGAAGACTGGTTGCGGCTTCTGTCGTATTCGACATATTCGCTCCAATTCCACCCGACAGACAGGCAGACCTTCTATGCCGGTCTGGACGGTTGGTTGGCGAAGACAACAGACGGCGGCCTCACCTGGAGTTACACTGATTATCTGGGGCTCGGGGTCAATGACATTGCCATTGACCCCACCAATACCGACACCATATTTATAGCTTGCCACGCAGGGGGGGGACAGGGAGAGATTCAAAGGAGTATAGATGGTGGAGATACCTTTGAGAAGGTCTTGGGTGGAGTGAACCAGTCTGGTGAAGTTTATGATTTTAATGTCGTAACGATTGACCCTTCTGACCCACAGCATATCTTTGCAGGTGGAGGGCGTTTTTACTCCCCAATGGTTCTGGGAGATCTTTGGGAGAGCACAGATGGTGGCGACACGTGGGATCGAACCAGCCTCCAGAATGTGATCGTGAACGCCCTGCTTGTGGACCCTAAAAACCCCAACATCATGTATGCCGGATGCGGCTACAGCGGCGGCACAGAAGTTCCCCTCTATAAGAGCACAAATAGCGGGGCCACCTGGAGTGAATCCTACGAGGGAATCCCCTCCTTTGCAATAGGGTTAAGGGGTGTCTGGGGGTGTGCTCCAACAGATGTCTTTGCTGTGGGCTTATTCGCCTACTCCGATTTCACCCGCATCTTCCACTACGATGGGGACTCCTGGTCGGAAATGGACAGTGGCACAACAGAAAATCTCTACGATGTCTGGGGGAGTTCAGCGGCCGATGTCTTTGCCGTTGGGACCTCTGGCACCATCCTGCACTACGATGGTGATGGCTGGTCTGCCCCCATGACAAGTAACACAACAGAAAATCTCAACGGTGTCTGGGGGAGTTCAGGGACCAATGTTTTTGCCGTGGGCGATAATGGCACCATCCTACGCTACGACGGGGAGTGGTCTCCCATGGTCAGTGGCACAACAGAAGCCCTCGAGAGTGTGTGGGGGAGTTCCCCAACGGATCTTTTTACTGTGGGAGGTAATGGCACCATCCTGCACTATGATGGCAACGCCTGGTCTGCCCCCATGATAAGTGACACATCAGAATACCTTGAAGGAATCTGGGGGGCTTCTGGGACAGATGTCTTTGCCGTGGGGGATAATGGCACCATCCTACACTATTATGGCAACTCTTGGAGTTCCATGAGCAGCGGCACCACAAAGTATCTAAATGGTCTGTGGGGGTCTTCTAGCACGGATGTCTTTGCCGTGGGTTTTTCAGGCAGGGTTTTTCGCTACGATGGCAGCGCCTGGGCTGAAACGGACCTTGGAACGACCGAACGTTATCAAGCAGTCTGGGGGACTTCAGGAACAGATGTCTTTGTAGTTGGTGATCTTGGCGGCATCGTCCACTATGATGGTGCAACCTGGACTACTATGAAGCCGGGGGGGAAGAACTACAATGCCGTGACCGACCTTGAATTTCACCGTGAAAATACAAATATTGTTTATGCCAGCACCTTCAACGCAGGCGTGTATGTTTCCCCCAATCAGTCTGGAAACTGGTTGAACCTTGGAACCCCTGAACATGATGTGTTTGCCATCTCCAACGGATCGCTTTATGCGGCCACTGAAGGGGGCCTGCTGCAATGCACGGGAACCGGCGTTATTGCCGGACAAGTCGCCAATGCCATCTCGCGTATCGGCATTCATATGGCAAATGTTTCGACGAACGACTTTGGAGCAAGCACCATTAGCATAGGCGGCCAGTATATGATGGTCTCTCCTTCCGGGATATGCGATGTCACGGCAACGGCTTACAGGTACATCGATTCAACAGTCCCTGATGTGACCGTGTATGGGGGAGACGTAAGCTGGGCGGATATCTCGATGCCGCCCGATTCTTGTGTGATTGAAACCACGCCTTACCAAGACGCGGGAATCGATGACAATACATTCATAGCCAACGACACGTCCTTCGCCGTCCACATTGAAGATCCTGACGGCATCAACATCATAGATCCGGCCAGTATCCGATTGAGTGTCAATGACGGCACCACAGAGTACACACGGGACTTGAGTCACCCGTCTGTTACGTACAGGAAGATTGTCTCCACGGAGGGTGACACGCAGGTCACCAAGATCCGTGTGCTCTATGACAGGTCTAGGGACGATGAAGTAGGCGACTATGCATTTTCCAGCACAGTCAATGTTACTGTTGATGTCAAGGACGTCACGCAGGAGACATGCAGCTTCCGGGTGGCGTCAGAGGATGAGCACAATAATGTCCAGATACCCGCCGTCGCAAGTGTGGGGCCAGAACTTGGCGTCTTTGACGAGGAGACGGGGCAAGATGCTGGCATCCAGGTAACAAGCGGACCGTTGAAGGGGGCCATGCTCATTTATAGTAGCGATGAGCTTGTGGAACCCTCATTCGGACCTATTGATGTGCTTCCAACACTGAGCGGCGGGGTCGGGGCGCCCATGAATCTTGAACCCACAAACTGGTCATTCGATGTTCCCGTAAAAATCTATATTCCGTGTCCGGGCTATGTCGATGTTAGCGACCTGTGTGTATACTTCCACAACGGTACTAGTTGGGTATACGCCTGTCATGCTAGCGGTATCGTACAACCGGGAGGTGAAAACTGGATGGTCCCAGGCTCTAGGAAAAACCATAACGGCGGCGAACCGTCTACGATCGAAATCCAGGTTTATCACTTTTCAGGCGTGCAAGCGTCAGCCAGTGCGCCACCGTCGGCCCCATTGACGGGCCAATCTGCCGGGACTGGCGGAGGAGGCGGCGGGTGCTTTATTTCCAGGGCAGCGTGCGGGTCTCATATGGTCAACTT
This window encodes:
- a CDS encoding nickel-dependent hydrogenase large subunit, coding for MFRAYSKRGRVTAEFSRDEFEDNISEMRAEWTFAKFPYLTRYAFPEGIMLVGALSRTFQEGGVLDDPDLVNFDLTEQVRDRALLSLESFDSCRLLEIFWAAKQILRLVDEVNLARLSTELNPGVSGQGFGVLEAPRGVLMHSYLVNRGCIERMRLLVATQFNNAFINLLIRDLVERHLEGNSLSEEGERLIGRCIRIFDPCLSCATH